From the Sphingobium sp. RAC03 genome, the window TTGGAAATAAGGGATCGGCAGAAGCCAAGGCGAAAAGCTTTGCTAATGCGTTGATTGCGCGCTGCAAAGCGGCGATGGTCGCCAAAGCCGATCACTTTGGCGAGGCGTCACAACGGCCGACCGGGTGCGACGACGTTGCATTGCTAGCTTGGGCTTTCGATCCAAAGGATGCGGAAAGATACAAAACAAATGTAGCTGTCTATAACGAGGCATTTTGGGATCCAGACCCAAACGTTATGCCTGAGATTGGCTGGGGTGTCACCACGATGGTGGGTATGAAAAACTTTAAATACATCCTCCCCAACGCCTTTTCGCCTGGGATTGTAATTGACCCGCAGACGCCCAACCTACTCAGCACTTTGCTGGCTCAATCTAAAGATGGTTCCAAGCCTAATCTTGGGCAAATCGAGGTGCGACGTATATCGTCTTCGCTTGGCACGTATGTTTTTCGTCGATTTGAGGGTAAGGCGAGGTTTTTTGATGGCTTGCTCGTTCGACCGTCCGCGACTGTAGCGCGTCGCTGGGAAATAGAAGAAGCATTTGCAGACAAAGAATATTGCGCAATAAAGGTGGGCACCATTGGAGAGTGCAAGAAATTCAATACGACTGGACCAGAAGCTAACTGGTCACTGGAGCCCGCGCTGAATCTGCGCACACAGATTGACCTGGGTTTGAGCAGCTATGGCGTATCTCGTTATTTTTCTAAGATAGGCCTATCTCCAACTATAAATTATAATAGTCATAAGGATAGTTATCGCTTGGTGGTGCCTGCCTATCTAGCTGCTGACAAAGATGGGAAACTGACTGGTGGTGTTCAGTTCGCTCGCGATTGGGGAAATGCTGATCCTAATAAGAATGTAAGTGTTTGGTCTGTTTTTCTGTCGACACCATTTAGCATGGACGGCTCCAAAAACTAATTTGGGCTGCGACAGTGCTGTGGGATTTTACCCCCCACCAAAAGGTGGATTCGGCAGGGCGCATCCTCGCCGACTCGCACCAGGGACGATAGATGACCAACGCCAACCGCTCCCTACCAAACCAACCAACACATCCCCATTCACCCCCGCCCATTCACTCCCACTTGGCCGTCGCCTTTTGCGTCTTGGCGTTCCAGAAGATCTGGATCTTGCTGATCGTGCAGAGGTCGAAATTGGTCCACTGGGCTTCGTCGCCATCGGTGAAGATGACCTTGAGGTCGTAATTGCAGACGGCGTTCTTGGCGTTGAAGGTGATGGGGACCGAGGCGGTGTCTTCCAGCACTTCGTCTTCCATCACATCGTCGCCCCAGGCCTTGGCAGCGGCGGGTGAGACATAGACTTCGGCGATGTCGTAGCCGGTCTTGTTGAACAGGGTGAAGTCCTGATCCCCGGCGATGGCGGGCGCGGCGAGAAACAGGGCGCTGGCGCCCAGGATGGTGGCAATCGGTTTCATGAATAATCCCCCCCTGCCGATGCATGTCATCGGCGCGGGGTGGGTGTAGGGTATTGCGCTGACCGTAACAAGCGGCTGTTCCGGGGCGTTTAATCCAGATTGGGACGCAGATAGCGTTCGGCCGTTTCCAGGTCGATGCCGCGCCGCTCCGCATATTCCTCCAACTGGTCGCGGCCGACGCGGGCGACGCCGAAATATTCCGATTGGGCGTGGCCGAAATAGAAGCCGCTGACCGCCGCGGTGGGGAGCATCGCGAAGCTCTCGGTCAGGGTGATGCCGGTGGCGTGATGGGCGTCGAGCATCTCGAACAGGATCGTCTTGAGGCTATGTTCCGGGCAGGCGGGGTAGCCGGGTGCGGGGCGGATGCCGCGATACTGTTCCTTGATCAGCGCTTCGTTGGTCAGCTGCTCGCCCTCGGCATAGCCCCATAGCGCGGTGCGGACATAATGGTGGAGGCGTTCGGCAAAGGCCTCGGCAAGGCGGTCGGCCAGGGCTTTCAGGAGGATGTCCGAATAATCGTCGATCGACGCCTTGAAGCGGGCCAGATGCGGCTCAATGCCGTGGATGCCGACCGCAAAGCCGCCCATCCAGTCGCCATCATGGCTGATGAAGTCGGCAAGGCACATATTGGCGCGGCCTTCGCGCTTCTGGATCTGCTGGCGCAGCATGGGGAGGGTATA encodes:
- a CDS encoding argininosuccinate lyase, whose translation is MKPIATILGASALFLAAPAIAGDQDFTLFNKTGYDIAEVYVSPAAAKAWGDDVMEDEVLEDTASVPITFNAKNAVCNYDLKVIFTDGDEAQWTNFDLCTISKIQIFWNAKTQKATAKWE